Proteins encoded by one window of Candidatus Ancaeobacter aquaticus:
- a CDS encoding ABC transporter permease, with the protein MKKEFLQFFRNIPLLVIVLYFATFDIYSAGEVSMDVKDYPIAVYDLDDSEQSRDVLTVIREPFFDITHIITNEDEITDLIEKGTVSVVIVFPKNFGKKIASYRPAQMQVILDGSNSNSSELALRYISNIIYGYGMDILVTKWKMSSVTKKIVPYVSSSIRYMYNENLSDRWSFCMQEFFMCITLIGIMLTATAMVNEKQFGTIEQLMVTPLRTHEIMISKIVPMIVVLFITSFIAVFVILKAVVGVPIRGDIWSYFLVSIIYFFSITGLGLFISTLSNNLSETVLFSLLVLVPVMFLSGAWIPLESMPGWMRFIVYFSPLKYYLDLVNGIFLKGNTLLLMWKEVVSLIVLGSTVFFLGAIRFRKIFQ; encoded by the coding sequence ATGAAAAAAGAATTTCTGCAATTTTTCAGAAATATACCGCTATTAGTTATTGTCCTCTATTTTGCGACATTTGACATATATTCTGCCGGTGAAGTATCAATGGATGTGAAAGATTATCCCATTGCAGTATATGATCTTGATGATTCAGAACAAAGCCGGGATGTTTTGACTGTAATTCGTGAACCTTTTTTTGATATAACCCATATTATTACCAATGAAGATGAAATAACTGATCTTATTGAAAAGGGTACGGTATCTGTTGTTATAGTGTTTCCAAAGAATTTTGGGAAGAAAATAGCGTCGTATAGACCGGCCCAAATGCAGGTGATTCTTGACGGATCAAACAGTAACTCGTCCGAGCTTGCACTGAGATATATCAGCAATATCATATACGGATACGGTATGGATATACTGGTCACTAAATGGAAGATGTCGAGTGTGACAAAAAAGATTGTGCCGTATGTGAGTTCGTCTATACGCTATATGTATAATGAGAATTTATCGGATAGGTGGTCGTTTTGTATGCAGGAATTTTTTATGTGTATAACACTTATCGGGATCATGCTTACCGCAACAGCCATGGTGAACGAAAAACAGTTTGGAACCATAGAACAGCTTATGGTTACACCGCTGAGGACTCATGAGATAATGATCTCAAAGATCGTTCCGATGATCGTTGTTCTTTTTATTACATCTTTTATCGCAGTGTTTGTAATTCTAAAAGCTGTAGTGGGAGTACCGATACGGGGTGATATTTGGTCGTATTTTCTGGTATCGATCATTTACTTCTTTTCAATTACCGGTTTGGGGCTCTTTATATCTACGTTATCAAATAATCTTTCCGAAACAGTCTTATTCTCATTATTAGTCCTTGTGCCGGTAATGTTTTTATCGGGTGCATGGATACCGCTTGAATCAATGCCGGGATGGATGAGATTTATAGTTTATTTTTCACCGCTTAAGTATTATCTTGATTTAGTAAATGGAATATTCTTGAAAGGCAATACGCTTTTACTGATGTGGAAAGAAGTGGTGAGTCTTATTGTGCTTGGCTCCACAGTGTTTTTTTTAGGGGCTATACGCTTTAGAAAAATATTTCAATAA
- a CDS encoding PEP-CTERM sorting domain-containing protein, with product MQYNKTRKIFSLNSSIIGILFFVFVLQCGYVNAATLDASNDTLDNTGATTASSTYVDVTGFSTTANLPGGLHSVLAIATFSSQSGGLGGSRVGSWRLTDGTTNSTGVSRFLSGANDLGLVSAVSVFSGVSNTDTISLQHQSTASKSVTTRSGNLVVIPLTSSDSSVVLNSGMKNNAAAYDNTSESLTAVTGLATSVALASAGKIAVFCTIETETGDTGSGARTGTWDLQVETSPNSGTYSTIGSSTQRYLSGTSDTGSVTLMAVSDQLSSTGTFNVRVRTSTDDAGKSIITQNATLAAVTLSDSGATGEHFESFQATVASDTTNSTTLTNVAGLSPSLTLDEAGKVFVGAQYNLEIVTSSDIDATTAVGFSTYTDQSQGRYIAKTTGEIGNGSSVGLTGSLAAGTYDGNLQYAVGDVADTLQMTNPNLIGFAMNSVPEPSTYALFGMGILGFFIAGRKRFIKK from the coding sequence ATGCAGTATAATAAAACAAGAAAAATATTTTCACTTAATTCCAGTATAATTGGGATACTATTTTTTGTGTTTGTATTGCAATGTGGGTATGTAAACGCGGCAACGCTTGATGCAAGTAACGATACTTTAGATAACACTGGGGCGACAACGGCAAGCTCGACGTATGTAGATGTAACAGGTTTTTCTACTACGGCAAATTTGCCTGGGGGATTGCACAGCGTGTTAGCGATAGCAACATTTTCCTCTCAGAGTGGTGGTCTCGGAGGATCGCGGGTGGGTTCGTGGCGTTTAACTGATGGCACAACTAATTCAACCGGAGTAAGCCGTTTTTTAAGCGGGGCAAATGATCTGGGACTCGTTTCAGCCGTAAGTGTTTTTTCGGGTGTGTCCAATACCGATACAATTTCGCTTCAGCATCAGAGTACCGCATCAAAAAGTGTTACAACGAGAAGCGGAAATCTCGTCGTTATACCGCTTACATCGTCTGATTCGAGCGTGGTGCTTAATAGTGGAATGAAAAATAATGCAGCCGCATATGATAATACTTCGGAATCACTCACAGCGGTAACTGGTTTAGCCACAAGCGTGGCGCTTGCCAGTGCGGGTAAAATTGCGGTTTTTTGTACTATAGAGACGGAAACGGGTGATACAGGTAGCGGTGCAAGAACAGGTACATGGGACCTGCAGGTTGAAACCTCACCTAATTCGGGTACATATAGCACTATCGGTAGTTCTACACAGAGATATTTAAGCGGCACCAGTGATACCGGTTCTGTAACACTCATGGCTGTATCCGATCAACTATCAAGTACGGGGACTTTTAATGTTCGCGTACGGACATCGACAGACGATGCAGGAAAATCTATCATCACACAAAATGCTACATTAGCTGCTGTGACTCTTTCGGATAGCGGTGCAACCGGCGAACATTTTGAATCGTTTCAAGCCACAGTTGCATCGGATACGACAAATAGCACCACTTTAACAAATGTAGCTGGATTGTCGCCAAGCCTTACGCTAGATGAAGCTGGAAAAGTGTTTGTTGGCGCGCAGTATAATCTTGAGATTGTTACCAGTTCGGATATTGATGCGACAACCGCTGTTGGTTTTAGTACGTATACGGATCAGTCTCAGGGCCGGTATATCGCAAAGACAACAGGAGAGATCGGTAACGGATCATCCGTTGGGTTAACAGGAAGTCTAGCTGCGGGGACATATGATGGTAATTTACAGTATGCTGTAGGAGATGTGGCGGACACTTTACAAATGACAAACCCCAACCTTATCGGTTTTGCAATGAACAGCGTGCCTGAACCGTCGACGTATGCACTTTTTGGTATGGGTATATTGGGGTTCTTTATAGCGGGAAGAAAACGTTTTATAAAGAAATGA
- a CDS encoding ABC transporter permease, translated as MFSLRRFNAVAKKEFLEIKRNKLFFVLTVLAPIILYFLFAYGFPLSSKHIPTGVVDLDKSAKSRMLIDTFSCATDLFNIKMVGSTYAPLEREMDLGNLRQIIVVPSGFSKDILRSKPVTVQVLIDGTYPNMANINSAYVEAIITAFRMQVLQEYFLKKLGSQGAVYMPIDVMVSGWYNPSFRSEDFILPGIIAMVLMFFPPMVGAVSLAKEKETGSILNMYCSRITKTEYLLGKMFPYVVISYINFALFFVLSIFLFNVPMRGSIVLVLIVSFFFVATAIAVGLLVAVLVSTQVAAILITTVVTLTPSFLYSGFMVPVQSISQNSRWMCYSLPATYYIDFMRKIMVKGATFAYVRLDTIAIIIFCIGIYVLCIKLFKKRVG; from the coding sequence ATGTTTTCATTGAGGCGATTTAATGCGGTAGCTAAAAAAGAGTTTCTTGAAATAAAGCGCAACAAGCTTTTCTTTGTGCTGACAGTTTTAGCGCCGATAATCTTATATTTTCTTTTTGCATACGGGTTTCCGCTAAGTTCAAAGCATATCCCCACAGGTGTTGTTGATTTGGATAAAAGCGCGAAAAGCAGAATGCTCATCGATACATTTTCCTGTGCAACGGATTTATTCAATATAAAAATGGTTGGAAGCACCTATGCCCCGCTTGAAAGAGAGATGGATCTAGGTAATTTAAGACAGATTATAGTTGTTCCATCAGGGTTCTCAAAGGATATTTTAAGAAGTAAGCCGGTAACAGTGCAAGTGCTCATTGATGGTACGTACCCGAATATGGCTAATATAAATAGTGCATACGTTGAAGCTATCATAACAGCATTTAGAATGCAGGTGCTTCAAGAATATTTTTTGAAGAAACTTGGATCTCAGGGCGCTGTGTATATGCCTATTGATGTTATGGTCAGCGGATGGTATAACCCGTCGTTTAGAAGTGAAGATTTTATTCTTCCCGGGATCATTGCAATGGTGTTGATGTTTTTTCCCCCTATGGTCGGGGCAGTGTCTCTCGCAAAAGAAAAAGAAACAGGATCGATACTTAATATGTATTGTTCGCGTATTACAAAAACGGAATATTTGCTTGGAAAAATGTTCCCTTATGTTGTTATTTCATATATCAATTTTGCGCTGTTTTTTGTGTTATCGATATTTTTATTCAATGTGCCAATGCGTGGCAGCATAGTTCTCGTACTGATTGTTTCATTCTTTTTTGTTGCTACAGCCATTGCGGTAGGTCTGCTTGTTGCGGTACTGGTAAGTACTCAGGTTGCGGCAATACTTATTACAACCGTAGTAACATTAACACCGTCATTTCTCTATAGTGGTTTTATGGTTCCCGTGCAGAGTATCAGCCAAAATAGCAGGTGGATGTGTTACAGTTTGCCGGCAACATATTACATTGATTTTATGCGAAAGATAATGGTAAAGGGCGCAACGTTTGCATATGTTAGGCTGGATACTATTGCAATAATTATTTTTTGTATCGGGATATATGTTCTCTGTATTAAGCTTTTTAAAAAAAGGGTTGGTTGA